A window of the Lactuca sativa cultivar Salinas chromosome 7, Lsat_Salinas_v11, whole genome shotgun sequence genome harbors these coding sequences:
- the LOC111883828 gene encoding F-box/LRR-repeat protein At4g29420-like, whose amino-acid sequence MDNLPESLALEILSRLDDSETVACCRMASKTFNSVFPGLQFINLQWRLKWYLESRSSVSSSSSSSRFTPSLKRVFLNLVSNLSALESVRIGVENPPLDVMNADVEDDGDDLHITDEGFVKEWLPRVSGALKLLSLSDFWVQSSRRRSEVLSLISVHCQNLIELELKNAWLAVQNMNVMPMLTSLTLELIRLDDKNLTELNTCFPNLQVLNLIDVRGLKMPMIHLLNLKTFHWTVTDSPSYICIIAPNLLTLRLECRSPYAIYIEAPLCYNLHLALDHLNGFAVKRFQKLKNVQLECSNIRSLIRKLHRLETVEALTLDIRAGGNSKFNLEVLFCTFPNITSLCFKPRVWSEFEVWCGDIGLKGVKRFCGYLSVIDPLMTFTLVDCMLEECFNCVEISLLIHRGVPSNVSKHFITKCMAQWPDLKWGWGIWEEGREDSWIPEEQLPKTLVEEGSDSI is encoded by the exons ATGGATAACCTTCCTGAATCTCTAGCGCTCGAAATATTGAGTCGACTCGACGACTCAGAAACGGTAGCATGCTGCCGTATGGCGAGTAAGACTTTCAATTCTGTATTTCCAGGCCTTCAATTTATAAACCTGCAGTGGCGATTGAAATGGTACCTGGAATCAAGGTCCAGTGTTTCGAGTTCTTCAAGTTCTTCCCGATTTACTCCCTCTCTAAAGAGAGTTTTTCTAAATCTTGTATCAAACTTAAGTGCACTGGAATCGGTGCGTATTGGCGTCGAGAATCCACCCCTAGATGTGATGAACGCTGACGTTGAAGATGATGGCGATGATCTGCACATCACCGATGAGGGCTTCGTTAAAGAGTGGCTCCCTAGGGTTTCCGGAGCTTTGAAATTGCTTTCACTATCAGATTTTTGGGTTCAGTCGAGTAGGCGTCGATCAGAAGTCTTGTCACTCATCTCTGTGCACT GTCAAAATCTTATTGAATTAGAGCTGAAGAACGCATGGCTGGCTGTACAAAACATGAACGTCATGCCGATGCTAACAAGTTTAACGCTTGAACTCATAAGATTAGATGACAAAAATCTAACCGAGTTAAATACATGTTTCCCAAATCTTCAAGTTCTTAACTTGATAGATGTTAGAGGTCTCAAAATGCCGATGATCCACCTCCTCAACCTGAAAACCTTCCATTGGACTGTAACAGATTCACcatcatatatatgtataatcgCACCCAATCTCCTCACACTCAGACTCGAGTGTAGAAGTCCCTATGCCATTTATATTGAAGCTCCTTTGTGCTACAACTTGCATCTTGCACTTGATCACTTGAACGGGTTTGCAGTCAAAAGATTTCAGAAATTGAAAAATGTACAACTCGAGTGTTCAAACATTCGCTCCTTAATTCGTAAGCTTCATCGTTTAGAAACAGTAGAAGCGCTGACCTTAGATATAAGAGCAGGTGGAAATTCCAAATTTAACCTAGAGGTTTTATTCTGTACTTTCCCGAACATAACTTCTTTGTGTTTTAAACCAAGGGTTTGGTCAGAATTTGAGGTGTGGTGTGGCGACATTGGGCTTAAAGGTGTGAAAAGATTTTGTGGGTATTTGTCAGTTATTGATCCTTTGATGACTTTCACCTTGGTTGATTGCATGTTAGAAGAATGCTTCAACTGTGTAGAAATCTCTTTACTCATCCACCGTGGTGTTCCTTCTAatgtatcaaaacatttcatcacTAAGTGCATGGCTCAGTGGCCTGATCTGAAGTGGGGATGGGGGATTTGGGAGGAAGGAAGGGAAGATTCTTGGATCCCTGAAGAGCAGTTACCTAAAACTCTTGTGGAGGAAGGATCAGATTCCATATGA
- the LOC111883827 gene encoding F-box/LRR-repeat protein At4g29420-like has product MDNLPESLALEILSRLDDSETVACCRMASKTFNSVFPGLQFINLQWRLKWYLESRSSVSSSSSSSRFTPSLKRVFLNLVSNLSALESVRIGVENPPLDVMNADVEDDGDDLHITDEGFVKEWLPRVSGALKLLSLSDFWVQSSRRRSEVLSLISVHCQNLIELELKNAWLAVQNMNAMPMLTSLTLELIRLDDKNLTELNTCFPNLQVLNLTDVRGLKMPMIHLLNLKTFHWTVTDSPSYICIIAPNLLTLRLECRSPYAIYIEAPLCYNLHLALDHLNGFAVKRFQKLKNVQLECSNIRSLIRKLHRLETVEALTLDIRAGGNSKFNLEVLFCTFPNITSLCFKPRVWSEFEVWCGDIGLKGVKRFCGYLSVIDPLMTFALVDCVLEECFNCVEISLLIHRGVPSNVSKHFITKCMAQWPDLKWGWGIWEEGREDSWIPEEQLPKTLVEEGSDSI; this is encoded by the exons ATGGATAACCTTCCTGAATCTCTAGCGCTCGAAATATTGAGTCGACTCGACGACTCAGAAACGGTAGCATGCTGCCGTATGGCGAGTAAGACTTTCAATTCTGTATTTCCAGGCCTTCAATTTATAAACCTGCAGTGGCGATTGAAATGGTACCTGGAATCAAGGTCCAGTGTTTCGAGTTCTTCAAGTTCTTCCCGATTTACTCCCTCTCTAAAGAGAGTTTTTCTAAATCTTGTATCAAACTTAAGTGCACTGGAATCGGTGCGTATTGGCGTCGAGAATCCACCCCTAGATGTGATGAACGCTGACGTTGAAGATGATGGCGATGATCTGCACATCACCGATGAGGGCTTCGTTAAAGAGTGGCTCCCTAGGGTTTCCGGAGCTTTGAAATTGCTTTCACTATCAGATTTTTGGGTTCAGTCGAGTAGGCGTCGATCAGAAGTCTTGTCACTGATCTCTGTGCACT GTCAAAATCTTATTGAATTAGAGCTGAAGAACGCATGGCTGGCTGTACAAAACATGAACGCCATGCCGATGCTAACAAGTTTAACGCTTGAACTCATAAGATTAGATGACAAAAATCTAACCGAGTTAAATACATGTTTCCCAAATCTTCAAGTTCTTAACTTGACAGATGTTAGAGGTCTCAAAATGCCGATGATCCACCTCCTCAACCTGAAAACCTTCCATTGGACTGTAACAGATTCACcatcatatatatgtataatcgCACCCAATCTCCTCACACTCAGACTCGAGTGTAGAAGTCCCTATGCCATTTATATTGAAGCTCCTTTGTGCTACAACTTGCATCTTGCACTTGATCACTTGAACGGGTTTGCAGTCAAAAGATTTCAGAAATTGAAAAATGTACAACTCGAGTGTTCAAACATTCGCTCCTTAATTCGTAAGCTTCATCGTTTAGAAACAGTAGAAGCGCTGACCTTAGATATAAGAGCAGGTGGAAATTCCAAATTTAACCTAGAGGTTTTATTCTGTACTTTCCCGAACATAACTTCTTTGTGTTTTAAACCAAGGGTTTGGTCAGAATTTGAGGTGTGGTGTGGCGACATTGGGCTTAAAGGTGTGAAAAGATTTTGTGGGTATTTGTCAGTTATTGATCCTTTGATGACTTTCGCCTTGGTTGATTGCGTGTTAGAAGAATGCTTCAACTGTGTAGAAATCTCTTTACTCATCCACCGTGGTGTTCCTTCTAatgtatcaaaacatttcatcacTAAGTGCATGGCTCAGTGGCCTGATCTGAAGTGGGGATGGGGGATTTGGGAGGAAGGAAGGGAAGATTCTTGGATCCCTGAAGAGCAGTTACCTAAAACTCTTGTGGAGGAAGGATCAGATTCCATATGA